In Deinococcus aerophilus, a single genomic region encodes these proteins:
- a CDS encoding HD domain-containing phosphohydrolase gives MMSGPGMDSGGSAAPPDAPARVQARPGLTLAALGRWTLFVGTLLTATLGIFAVRLGDHDRVTIMLLADAGSAINRHRALEWQGLAAQTRTQDLLSSAEDSQQRLQRVWNRLEQVHTREHAGVLLALRPLRTPRFHAEETLMRRLFSELLSVVGEERALFGPSSADTRSLEIERISRISERLEILIERMRVEREMEAERMLATAMHLFLLTLLAGVGTLVLFIRRFQDVQHLTGQLRRDRQEARERETRDSLTGVWNRLGLQATYDLHWSATECMVVMLDLNRLKTVNDTGGHAAGDVYLRKTAQALTAATPFPGEVARWGGDEFVVLLPGSSEDVAHRLARQAMHAIGEVDGLPPFAYGLAVAPPARPLQRALALADAAMYEHKDRQRQRLSPATDPRTGITVEEFSVRLEQLETPQQVLGVGLPLVRDLLGFTVAIYLERADDVFTLRHLLAPSPATGPVAQLGDRYRGDHGLLGRAISGGQSVWSNDYSNEPEALPQWTELDIRSLLLVPVRCRAQVQGVLGLAQLQTWQAVTPQARRLLEAVAGRLGHAMEQERAVDAARRSLWGGLFALGVALEERDLETAGHTERVLTQAQAVGRHLGLTREALDALSQGAFLHDIGKLTIPDAILRKPGPLTPEEWTVMKTHAQRGHDIARRLPDLPPATLTVVRSHHERWNGEGYPDGLVGDAIPLEARIFAVCDVYDALTHARPYKAAWTPAAALAEIEAQRGRHFDPAVVDAFVAMFAPCGPLASPAAPPHGAAESPAQRMPGR, from the coding sequence ATGATGTCTGGTCCGGGTATGGACTCCGGGGGGTCAGCTGCGCCCCCGGACGCTCCCGCCAGGGTACAGGCCCGGCCCGGCCTGACCCTGGCGGCGCTGGGCCGCTGGACGTTGTTTGTCGGGACCCTGCTCACCGCAACACTCGGCATCTTCGCCGTTCGTCTGGGAGACCATGACCGGGTGACCATCATGCTGCTCGCCGATGCCGGCAGCGCCATCAACCGCCACCGCGCCCTCGAGTGGCAGGGCCTCGCTGCCCAGACCCGAACTCAGGACCTCCTCTCGTCGGCGGAAGACAGCCAGCAGCGACTGCAGCGCGTATGGAACAGGCTTGAGCAGGTCCACACCCGGGAACACGCTGGAGTGCTGCTCGCGCTGCGGCCGCTGCGCACTCCTCGGTTCCACGCCGAGGAGACACTGATGCGCCGGCTCTTCTCGGAGCTGCTTTCGGTCGTTGGAGAAGAGCGTGCACTCTTCGGCCCGTCTTCCGCCGACACCCGGAGTCTCGAGATCGAGCGCATCAGCCGCATCTCCGAGCGCCTGGAGATCCTGATCGAGCGCATGCGTGTGGAGCGGGAAATGGAAGCGGAACGCATGCTGGCGACCGCGATGCACCTGTTTCTCCTTACCCTGCTGGCCGGGGTGGGCACCCTGGTCCTCTTCATACGGCGGTTCCAAGACGTTCAGCACCTGACAGGTCAGCTTCGGCGGGACCGTCAGGAAGCGCGGGAACGCGAAACGCGCGATTCCCTCACCGGCGTGTGGAACCGTCTGGGTCTGCAGGCCACCTATGACCTGCACTGGAGCGCAACAGAGTGCATGGTGGTGATGCTTGACCTCAACCGGTTGAAGACGGTCAACGACACCGGTGGCCACGCTGCTGGCGACGTCTATCTGCGCAAGACGGCCCAGGCATTGACGGCGGCCACGCCGTTTCCGGGTGAGGTGGCCCGCTGGGGCGGAGACGAGTTCGTGGTGCTGTTGCCGGGCAGCAGTGAGGACGTGGCCCACCGGCTGGCCCGGCAGGCCATGCACGCCATCGGCGAAGTCGACGGCCTACCGCCCTTTGCGTATGGCCTCGCCGTGGCCCCACCGGCGCGACCGCTGCAGCGGGCCCTGGCACTGGCCGACGCGGCGATGTATGAACACAAGGACCGGCAGCGGCAGCGCCTCAGTCCGGCAACCGACCCGCGCACGGGAATCACGGTGGAGGAGTTCTCGGTGCGGCTGGAACAGCTGGAAACGCCCCAGCAGGTGCTCGGGGTGGGCCTGCCTCTGGTCCGGGATCTGCTGGGCTTCACGGTGGCCATCTACCTGGAACGTGCCGACGACGTCTTTACGCTGCGGCACCTGCTGGCTCCTTCCCCGGCCACCGGGCCGGTGGCCCAGCTGGGGGACCGTTACCGGGGCGACCATGGCCTGCTGGGCCGGGCCATCAGTGGCGGTCAGTCGGTGTGGAGCAACGACTATTCCAACGAGCCCGAAGCCCTGCCGCAGTGGACGGAGCTTGATATCCGCAGCCTGCTGCTGGTTCCGGTGCGCTGCCGCGCACAGGTGCAGGGTGTGCTGGGTCTGGCACAGTTGCAGACCTGGCAAGCCGTCACTCCGCAGGCGCGGCGGCTGCTCGAGGCTGTGGCCGGTCGGCTCGGCCACGCCATGGAGCAGGAACGGGCGGTAGACGCGGCCCGACGAAGCCTGTGGGGTGGACTCTTTGCCCTGGGTGTGGCGCTTGAGGAGCGTGATCTGGAGACTGCCGGGCACACCGAGCGGGTTCTGACGCAGGCCCAGGCGGTGGGCCGTCACCTGGGGCTGACGCGGGAGGCGCTCGACGCCCTGAGCCAGGGAGCGTTCCTGCACGACATCGGCAAGCTCACCATCCCCGACGCCATTCTGAGAAAACCCGGCCCCCTCACGCCAGAGGAATGGACCGTCATGAAAACGCATGCACAGCGCGGACATGACATTGCCCGGCGACTGCCCGACCTGCCCCCGGCCACCTTGACGGTGGTGCGCAGCCACCACGAACGCTGGAACGGTGAGGGCTATCCGGACGGTCTGGTCGGCGACGCGATTCCCCTGGAGGCGCGGATCTTCGCGGTGTGCGACGTGTACGACGCCCTGACCCACGCCCGCCCTTACAAGGCCGCGTGGACACCGGCGGCGGCGCTCGCCGAGATCGAGGCCCAGCGGGGCAGGCATTTCGATCCGGCGGTCGTGGACGCCTTTGTGGCGATGTTCGCTCCGTGCGGTCCTCTGGCGTCACCCGCCGCACCGCCGCACGGCGCCGCAGAAAGTCCTGCACAAAGAATGCCCGGGAGGTGA
- a CDS encoding thioredoxin yields MAETRSPTAPFVLLTQDHCPSCERLKLMLARPLKGQFDAQIEVVHRQQQPRAFAALTESSGVRSTPALIHRSTGRVLLNTGGLGQVRGFLLEQD; encoded by the coding sequence ATGGCTGAGACCCGGAGCCCCACCGCGCCCTTTGTGCTGCTGACCCAGGATCACTGCCCCAGCTGCGAGCGCCTGAAGTTGATGCTCGCCAGACCCCTGAAGGGCCAGTTTGACGCCCAGATCGAGGTCGTGCACCGCCAGCAGCAGCCAAGAGCATTTGCCGCGCTGACGGAGAGCAGTGGCGTTCGCAGCACGCCGGCGCTGATTCACCGGTCCACCGGCCGGGTGCTCCTGAACACCGGAGGACTGGGTCAGGTCCGGGGCTTTCTGCTGGAACAGGACTGA
- a CDS encoding ribonucleotide-diphosphate reductase subunit beta, translating into MMSFQPFSATNWSDPEDSFSATFYEKYTSQLWFPEEIPLSNDALVWKTLSSAERWTYIHASAGLNALDTLQGEVGMPALRGLVDGHIRKATLQFQGMMEDIHARSYSMMNKTFLTSTEEREVFEWVRTQPQLQFKIAFIQGVFQDPDVSTLGLWKKLVVSCMLETALFYSGFFYPLYLAGQGRMVSAGEIFNLIILDEALHGVYVALLAQEKFNAMGGPEQAYARAWYAETLQTLYRNELAYTQVLYADLNLAGEVGRFIRFNFNVLADNLGLERSFSDEAIHPVVHNGIQTRGTTHDFFSAKGSNYSKIATEPLTDADIDALWAGGFPDLQPSVQVGHG; encoded by the coding sequence ATGATGTCGTTCCAACCCTTTTCCGCCACCAACTGGTCCGATCCCGAGGACAGCTTCTCGGCCACCTTCTACGAGAAATACACCTCGCAGTTGTGGTTTCCCGAGGAAATCCCGCTGAGCAACGACGCCCTGGTCTGGAAGACCCTCAGCAGCGCCGAACGCTGGACGTACATCCACGCCTCGGCGGGTCTGAACGCGCTGGACACCCTGCAGGGCGAGGTGGGCATGCCCGCGCTGCGCGGTCTGGTGGACGGCCACATCCGCAAGGCGACGCTGCAGTTTCAGGGCATGATGGAGGACATCCACGCCCGCTCGTACTCGATGATGAACAAGACCTTCCTGACGAGTACCGAGGAGCGTGAGGTCTTCGAATGGGTGCGGACCCAGCCACAGTTGCAGTTCAAAATCGCCTTTATTCAGGGTGTGTTCCAGGACCCCGACGTGTCCACCCTGGGGCTGTGGAAGAAACTGGTGGTGTCGTGCATGCTGGAAACGGCGCTGTTCTACAGCGGGTTCTTCTATCCGCTGTACCTGGCCGGGCAGGGCCGCATGGTCTCGGCCGGCGAGATCTTCAACCTGATCATCCTGGATGAGGCGCTGCACGGCGTGTACGTGGCGCTGCTGGCCCAGGAGAAGTTCAATGCGATGGGTGGACCCGAACAGGCATATGCCAGGGCGTGGTACGCCGAGACCCTGCAGACGCTGTACAGAAATGAACTGGCCTATACCCAGGTCCTGTACGCGGACCTGAACCTCGCCGGGGAGGTGGGGCGCTTCATCCGCTTCAACTTCAACGTGCTGGCCGACAACCTGGGCCTGGAACGGAGTTTCTCCGACGAGGCCATCCATCCGGTGGTTCATAACGGCATTCAGACGCGCGGCACCACCCACGACTTCTTCAGCGCCAAGGGCAGCAACTACAGCAAAATCGCGACGGAGCCGCTCACGGACGCCGACATTGACGCGCTGTGGGCGGGGGGCTTTCCTGATCTTCAGCCCAGTGTGCAGGTGGGCCATGGCTGA
- the nrdE gene encoding class 1b ribonucleoside-diphosphate reductase subunit alpha yields the protein MERWIELNNRVLAGTQVQPGHDLEALQVYFQEKVNPNTVFFHTLKEKIRFLTERGVWDAGLFERYTHAEVQAVFDRAYSFKFRFRSFMGAYKFYSEYAAMSSDRTRWYERYEDRMAVTALARSSTLEGALELVHHLVNQTFTPATPTLMNSGKANTGRLVSCFLLQDCTDNLDSITKTLSFVAELSKGGGGIGVEVSNLRARGESLRGIQNVTKGVLGVAKMLDHMLRYADQAGQRPGAGAIYLSVMHADFLDTLSAKKIATDEDARLKTLSVGATIPDLFIEKVRAGEDVYQFYPHSLWQETGREFTDIDWTREYDALAGNPRIRKKRVPARRVLEEIAVTQGESGYPYLLFEGHANRANPIPNVGSIKMSNLCSEILQPTTPSSFHAYGRENEDRIGLDVSCNLASLVIEQTMGSGDIGRVVGTAVRLLDNVARSTHITEVPAVRRANEEMRSVGLGAMGLHSYLAGHELIYGSPEALEFVDVFFAAVHYHARRASMELARDTGFVFRGFGGSRYQSGEHFAQYLERDFAPRTSAVAALFDGHALPTRADWEQLVADIKQHGLAHSFVMAVAPTGSISYVSNASASIMPITERVETRTSNKARTIYPMPGLSPETEWYYEEAYDMDQRRVLDTVAAAQKHVDQGISCTLFVPADVTTRTLQAYYLYAYRLGIKTLYYTRLRKSNLQQCLSCVV from the coding sequence ATGGAACGCTGGATTGAACTCAACAACCGGGTCCTCGCCGGCACGCAGGTGCAGCCCGGGCACGACCTCGAAGCCCTGCAGGTCTACTTTCAGGAGAAGGTCAACCCCAACACCGTCTTCTTTCATACCCTGAAAGAAAAGATCCGCTTCCTGACCGAGCGCGGCGTATGGGACGCCGGGCTGTTTGAGCGCTATACCCACGCAGAGGTGCAGGCGGTCTTCGACCGTGCCTACAGCTTCAAGTTCCGCTTCCGGTCGTTCATGGGCGCGTACAAGTTCTACAGCGAGTACGCCGCCATGTCCTCGGACCGCACCCGCTGGTACGAGCGCTACGAGGACCGCATGGCCGTCACCGCGCTGGCCCGCTCCAGCACCCTCGAAGGCGCCCTGGAACTGGTGCATCATCTGGTGAACCAGACCTTTACCCCGGCCACGCCCACGCTAATGAACTCGGGTAAGGCGAACACCGGCCGCCTCGTGTCATGTTTTCTCCTGCAGGATTGCACCGACAATCTGGACTCCATCACCAAGACACTGTCCTTTGTGGCCGAACTCAGCAAGGGGGGCGGCGGCATCGGCGTGGAGGTCAGCAACCTGCGGGCGCGCGGCGAGAGCCTGCGCGGCATCCAGAACGTCACCAAAGGCGTACTCGGCGTCGCCAAGATGCTCGACCACATGCTCCGGTACGCCGATCAGGCCGGACAGCGCCCGGGCGCGGGGGCCATCTACCTCAGCGTGATGCACGCCGACTTTCTGGATACGCTTTCGGCCAAGAAGATCGCCACCGACGAGGACGCCCGCCTCAAGACCCTGAGCGTGGGGGCCACCATTCCGGACCTCTTCATCGAGAAGGTGCGGGCCGGCGAGGACGTCTACCAGTTCTACCCGCACTCGCTGTGGCAGGAGACCGGGCGGGAGTTCACCGACATCGACTGGACGCGCGAATACGACGCGCTGGCCGGCAACCCCCGCATCCGCAAGAAGCGCGTCCCGGCGCGCCGGGTGCTGGAGGAAATCGCCGTGACGCAGGGGGAGAGCGGCTACCCGTACCTGCTGTTCGAGGGCCATGCCAACCGGGCCAACCCCATTCCCAACGTCGGCAGCATCAAGATGAGCAACCTGTGCTCGGAGATCCTGCAGCCCACCACTCCCAGCTCCTTTCATGCGTACGGCCGCGAGAACGAGGACCGCATCGGACTGGACGTGTCGTGCAACCTGGCCTCGCTGGTGATCGAGCAGACGATGGGCAGCGGCGACATCGGCCGGGTGGTGGGCACGGCGGTGCGCCTGCTGGACAACGTGGCCCGCTCCACCCACATCACCGAGGTGCCGGCCGTTCGCCGCGCCAACGAGGAGATGCGCTCGGTGGGCCTGGGCGCGATGGGCCTGCACTCGTACCTGGCAGGTCATGAACTGATCTACGGCTCTCCCGAGGCGCTGGAGTTCGTGGACGTGTTCTTTGCCGCCGTGCACTACCACGCCCGCCGGGCGAGCATGGAACTCGCGCGGGACACGGGCTTTGTCTTCAGGGGCTTCGGGGGCAGCCGCTACCAGTCCGGCGAACACTTCGCGCAGTACCTGGAGCGGGACTTCGCGCCGAGGACGTCGGCAGTCGCGGCCCTGTTTGACGGTCATGCCCTGCCCACCCGTGCCGACTGGGAGCAACTCGTCGCGGACATCAAGCAGCACGGCCTGGCCCACTCGTTCGTGATGGCGGTGGCCCCCACCGGAAGCATCAGTTACGTGTCCAACGCCTCGGCGAGCATCATGCCCATTACAGAAAGGGTGGAGACACGCACGAGCAACAAGGCCCGGACCATCTACCCCATGCCAGGACTGAGTCCCGAGACCGAGTGGTATTACGAGGAGGCCTACGACATGGACCAGCGCCGCGTGCTCGACACCGTGGCCGCCGCACAGAAACACGTGGATCAGGGCATTTCTTGCACGCTGTTCGTGCCCGCGGACGTTACCACCCGCACCCTGCAGGCGTACTACCTGTACGCCTACCGCCTGGGAATAAAAACCCTGTACTACACGCGCCTGCGCAAGTCTAACCTGCAACAGTGCCTGAGCTGCGTGGTTTAA